One window from the genome of Calditrichota bacterium encodes:
- a CDS encoding sigma-70 family RNA polymerase sigma factor, producing MDISEKELIKRAKQGDRQAQAQIVVKYERMVYNLSLRLLGDQDLAEGVLQETFLKVIQALPNFKEQSQLSTWIYRIATNQALMRLRSKKRHRQSFDENIENENRDYSAFIRSLEKDPLDSLINQELKEKMDRAIAELPENYRAAFVLKDIEGLALKEIADILDISLPAVKSNLHRARIVLRNKLAEHWN from the coding sequence ATGGATATTTCAGAGAAGGAATTGATAAAAAGGGCGAAGCAGGGCGATCGCCAGGCACAGGCGCAGATTGTGGTCAAATATGAGCGCATGGTCTATAACTTATCGCTTCGTTTGTTGGGTGATCAGGATTTGGCAGAGGGAGTTTTGCAGGAAACCTTTCTCAAAGTCATTCAAGCGTTGCCAAATTTCAAGGAGCAGTCACAGCTTTCGACGTGGATTTACCGCATTGCCACCAATCAGGCGTTGATGCGGCTCAGGTCCAAAAAACGTCACCGGCAATCGTTTGATGAAAATATTGAAAATGAAAATCGAGACTATTCTGCTTTCATTCGTTCTTTGGAAAAGGATCCTTTGGATAGTTTGATCAACCAGGAACTTAAAGAAAAAATGGACAGAGCAATAGCGGAATTGCCAGAGAATTATCGCGCCGCGTTTGTGCTCAAGGACATTGAAGGTCTGGCATTGAAAGAAATTGCCGACATTTTAGATATTTCATTGCCAGCGGTGAAATCGAATTTGCATCGGGCGCGAATTGTGCTCAGAAATAAATTGGCTGAACATTGGAACTAG